One part of the Bacteroidota bacterium genome encodes these proteins:
- a CDS encoding LD-carboxypeptidase, which produces MKPARLQENDLIALITPASSPSKMSRVAEGIKFLNEKGYRTVMLPNCMKQNGYLAGSDEERIDDIHRAFSNEEIKAIISLRGGYGAGRLLHGVDYSIIRSNPKIFCGYSDLTTLQMAILVKTGLVSFAAPMAAVDFAGETSEYTLKSFFDIVEAGKSGEVIPPNGTAMSGNRKGAACGKIYGGNLAVYCSMLGSEYLPDPTGKIFFFEDVSEPPYRIDRFLNQLFLNGYFEKAAGFIFGQFTDGDPGDGPTLTQSEVFEHYISNINKPVITNFPFGHVKDLYTIPFGIEVEIDSDSGLVVYKESAVS; this is translated from the coding sequence ATGAAACCTGCCAGACTTCAAGAAAATGACCTGATTGCTTTAATCACTCCCGCATCCTCTCCTTCAAAAATGAGCCGGGTGGCAGAGGGGATTAAATTTCTGAATGAGAAGGGATACAGAACGGTCATGTTACCCAACTGCATGAAGCAAAATGGATATCTCGCAGGAAGTGATGAGGAAAGAATTGACGACATTCATCGTGCTTTTTCGAATGAAGAAATAAAAGCCATAATCTCTTTAAGAGGCGGGTATGGTGCTGGCAGGTTACTTCACGGAGTTGACTATTCAATCATCCGGTCAAACCCCAAGATATTTTGCGGATACAGCGATCTGACCACACTTCAAATGGCGATTCTTGTAAAAACTGGTCTGGTATCGTTCGCAGCACCAATGGCAGCAGTCGATTTTGCGGGTGAAACAAGCGAATATACTTTGAAAAGTTTTTTTGACATAGTTGAAGCCGGGAAAAGCGGGGAAGTGATCCCACCAAACGGGACTGCCATGTCAGGAAACCGGAAGGGCGCGGCATGCGGAAAGATTTACGGTGGCAATCTCGCCGTTTATTGCTCCATGCTGGGAAGTGAATATTTACCGGATCCAACCGGTAAAATTTTCTTTTTTGAGGATGTTTCAGAACCTCCCTACAGGATCGACCGTTTTCTGAATCAACTCTTTCTAAACGGATATTTCGAAAAAGCGGCAGGATTTATTTTTGGTCAGTTTACTGACGGAGATCCCGGAGACGGACCAACACTTACCCAGTCAGAGGTATTTGAGCATTACATTTCTAATATTAACAAGCCGGTGATAACCAATTTCCCGTTTGGTCATGTAAAGGATCTTTACACAATACCTTTCGGGATTGAAGTGGAGATAGATTCAGACTCGGGTCTCGTTGTTTATAAGGAGAGTGCCGTCAGCTAA
- a CDS encoding glycosyltransferase family protein has protein sequence MIPVEKIATVIQARMSSTRLPYKVMLSLAGKPLLQRLYERVNASVLKGSVIIATSTDSSDDPVENFCKSEGIRCYRGSLNDLLQRHLGAAETIGAEFVIKIPSDVPLIDTGVIGRVVTEFFRDGAGYDYLSNLHPATYPDGNDVEIMKIDALRKADREATKDFEREHTTPYLWENPHLFKIGNVTWETGYDYSMSHRWTIDYEEDYLFIKTVYDELWSPDYHFSMIDILNLLDRKPSIAAINSKFAGVNWYRHHLNELHTISSEQTKIL, from the coding sequence TTGATACCTGTTGAAAAAATCGCCACTGTTATTCAAGCGAGAATGTCATCTACCCGCCTTCCGTATAAAGTGATGCTTTCTTTGGCGGGGAAACCCCTGCTACAAAGATTGTACGAAAGAGTAAATGCCTCGGTACTTAAAGGAAGTGTAATAATTGCTACCTCAACAGATTCATCCGATGATCCTGTGGAAAATTTTTGTAAAAGTGAAGGAATCAGATGTTATCGCGGGAGTTTGAATGATCTGCTTCAAAGGCATCTTGGTGCTGCCGAAACGATTGGTGCAGAATTCGTAATCAAGATTCCTTCAGATGTCCCGCTGATTGATACAGGGGTTATAGGACGGGTTGTTACTGAATTTTTTAGAGACGGTGCCGGTTATGATTATCTTTCCAATCTCCATCCTGCAACTTATCCTGATGGAAATGATGTGGAGATCATGAAAATTGATGCTCTACGAAAAGCTGACCGGGAGGCAACCAAAGATTTTGAAAGAGAACACACCACCCCCTATCTTTGGGAAAATCCTCACCTTTTCAAAATCGGTAATGTCACCTGGGAGACTGGTTATGACTACTCAATGTCCCACAGATGGACCATTGATTATGAAGAGGATTACCTGTTTATCAAAACGGTGTACGACGAGCTTTGGTCGCCGGATTACCATTTTTCCATGATTGATATTCTAAATCTGCTCGATAGAAAACCCTCAATCGCTGCAATAAACAGCAAATTTGCGGGAGTAAACTGGTACAGGCACCACCTCAACGAACTCCATACAATTTCCAGTGAACAGACCAAAATTTTATAG
- a CDS encoding aminotransferase class III-fold pyridoxal phosphate-dependent enzyme, with product MSNKIAFNENYPDISESNKLYERSKGLIPAFTQTLAKGPAQYVNGVAPKYLKRGKNAHVWDVDGNEYIDLNMAIGPLSLGYAIPEIDQAIKDQLEDGITFSLMHPLEVEVAELIREVVPNTESVRYSKTGADVVSAAVRLARAFTKKNKILCCGYHGWHDWYISVTDRNAGIPKVIEDMSFTINYNDIQSVIDSIDEDVACIILEPFVFQEPRDNFLQELRRICDEKGILLVFDEMWTGFRVALGGAQEYFGVRADLALFSKAVANGMPIGILTGRKDIMALLDKDVFFFTTFGGEALSLAATKATIEFMKKNNVQGVIAEKGRKLKDGYNKIAAELGMNYTSCSGFDCRTIMSFDASAGNPLEMKSLVQQEMIKRGVLWGGFHNVSFSLTDEDIEHVIACYREVLPILKKAVQDGNVKELLRGEPVGPVFRKTSNFNMKPRNIG from the coding sequence ATGAGCAATAAAATAGCGTTTAACGAGAATTATCCTGACATCTCCGAGTCGAATAAACTTTATGAGAGATCGAAGGGGCTTATCCCTGCCTTCACTCAGACTCTGGCAAAAGGACCCGCACAATATGTAAACGGTGTCGCACCCAAATATCTGAAAAGAGGTAAAAACGCCCATGTCTGGGATGTGGATGGAAACGAGTATATTGATCTGAATATGGCTATCGGTCCTCTCTCTCTCGGTTACGCCATCCCTGAAATTGATCAGGCGATAAAAGATCAACTGGAAGACGGCATCACCTTCTCATTGATGCATCCGTTGGAAGTTGAAGTCGCAGAATTGATTAGAGAAGTGGTGCCAAATACTGAATCGGTGAGATACAGCAAGACTGGTGCCGATGTGGTAAGTGCTGCTGTTCGCCTGGCAAGAGCTTTTACAAAAAAGAATAAAATCCTCTGTTGTGGATATCACGGGTGGCACGACTGGTATATTTCTGTCACCGATCGCAACGCAGGTATTCCTAAAGTAATTGAGGATATGAGTTTTACAATCAATTACAACGACATCCAATCGGTAATCGATTCGATCGATGAAGATGTCGCATGCATTATCCTTGAGCCTTTCGTTTTTCAGGAACCAAGAGATAATTTTCTTCAGGAACTAAGAAGAATCTGTGATGAAAAAGGGATACTTCTTGTTTTCGATGAAATGTGGACAGGATTTCGCGTAGCCCTCGGAGGTGCACAGGAGTATTTTGGAGTAAGGGCGGACCTCGCTCTCTTCTCAAAGGCAGTTGCAAATGGAATGCCAATCGGCATCCTGACAGGCAGGAAGGACATTATGGCACTGCTTGACAAGGATGTGTTTTTCTTCACGACTTTTGGTGGTGAAGCCCTCTCGTTAGCCGCAACCAAAGCTACGATTGAGTTCATGAAGAAGAACAATGTGCAGGGTGTAATAGCAGAAAAAGGAAGAAAACTGAAGGATGGCTATAATAAAATTGCCGCGGAACTCGGAATGAATTACACTTCATGTTCAGGATTCGACTGCAGAACCATTATGTCGTTTGACGCCTCCGCCGGAAATCCCCTTGAAATGAAATCACTTGTTCAGCAGGAAATGATAAAGAGAGGAGTGCTCTGGGGCGGATTCCACAATGTAAGTTTTTCACTCACTGATGAGGACATAGAACATGTGATTGCCTGCTACAGAGAAGTGCTCCCCATATTAAAAAAAGCAGTTCAGGATGGCAATGTTAAGGAATTGCTTCGCGGTGAACCAGTCGGACCTGTCTTCCGTAAAACATCGAATTTCAATATGAAACCCAGGAATATAGGTTAA
- a CDS encoding SDR family oxidoreductase, whose translation MENIFSLSGKVAIVTGSLGLIGKNHCRALINAGANVVVTDINGAQCEEFAREISPDNDSTKVIGFGADITSPKEIENLRDFTLERLGRIDILVNNAAINDKFEDPAALFEQSKFENYPLDLWNKSLTVNVTGMFLCSQIIGKVMADAGKGSIINVASTYGVVAPNQDLYIDSEGVQKFYKTPAYPVTKGAVISFTKYLAAYWGEKGVRVNTLTPGGVENNQDEYFINEYSKRTPLKRMAQPDDYMGALVFLASDSSSYMTGANLVVDGGFTIW comes from the coding sequence ATGGAAAATATATTTAGCCTGTCCGGAAAGGTTGCAATTGTAACAGGTTCACTCGGACTGATCGGAAAAAATCACTGCCGGGCTCTTATAAATGCTGGAGCGAATGTTGTGGTCACCGATATAAATGGTGCGCAATGTGAAGAGTTTGCACGGGAAATCTCCCCTGACAATGACTCGACAAAAGTAATTGGTTTCGGAGCAGACATTACTTCTCCAAAGGAAATAGAGAATCTGCGTGATTTCACTTTGGAAAGATTGGGAAGAATCGACATTCTCGTCAATAATGCTGCAATTAACGACAAATTTGAAGATCCCGCAGCACTTTTTGAGCAATCCAAATTTGAGAACTACCCTCTTGACCTGTGGAACAAGTCCCTGACTGTAAATGTCACCGGTATGTTTCTTTGTTCTCAAATTATTGGTAAAGTGATGGCAGATGCAGGTAAAGGCAGCATTATAAATGTCGCTTCAACTTACGGGGTTGTTGCTCCCAATCAGGACCTGTATATAGATTCTGAAGGAGTTCAGAAATTCTATAAAACTCCTGCCTATCCTGTAACCAAAGGAGCGGTAATCTCATTCACAAAATATCTCGCCGCCTATTGGGGTGAAAAGGGGGTCAGGGTAAACACTCTCACGCCCGGCGGAGTCGAGAACAATCAGGATGAGTATTTTATAAATGAATATTCAAAACGCACACCATTAAAAAGGATGGCTCAACCTGATGATTACATGGGGGCGCTTGTTTTCCTCGCATCAGATTCCTCCTCTTACATGACAGGAGCCAACCTTGTGGTTGATGGAGGATTCACAATATGGTAG
- a CDS encoding HAD hydrolase family protein produces MVDLSGLKIPLDEAVLKAKKLKIIITDVDGVLTDTGVFYSAEGEAMKRFSIRDGMGVERLRTECGVDTGIMTGENSPAVTKRAEKLKIVHYFPGIKDKKSVFREIIASGNFSPEEIAFIGDDYNDIGIIEEAAFTASPADGMPYIRSLVDYVCSVNAGYGAFRDFAELIIHLRQNY; encoded by the coding sequence ATGGTAGATTTGTCAGGACTTAAGATTCCTCTCGATGAGGCAGTCTTAAAAGCAAAAAAATTAAAAATAATCATCACTGATGTTGACGGAGTTCTTACCGATACTGGGGTTTTTTATTCCGCAGAAGGGGAAGCGATGAAAAGGTTTTCCATCAGGGACGGAATGGGAGTCGAAAGACTGCGCACTGAGTGTGGAGTTGATACAGGTATCATGACCGGTGAAAACTCGCCGGCTGTCACGAAACGGGCGGAAAAACTGAAAATCGTTCACTATTTCCCTGGAATAAAAGACAAAAAATCAGTCTTCCGGGAAATTATTGCTTCAGGAAATTTTTCACCGGAAGAAATAGCATTCATTGGAGACGATTACAACGATATCGGCATTATTGAAGAGGCAGCTTTCACGGCTTCCCCTGCCGATGGAATGCCGTATATCAGATCCCTTGTTGATTATGTCTGTTCAGTGAATGCGGGTTATGGTGCCTTTAGAGATTTTGCCGAACTGATAATCCATCTCAGGCAGAATTATTAA
- a CDS encoding N-acetylneuraminate synthase family protein: MRNERLIKVGNRFIGDGQPCFVIAEIGINHNGSVEIAKKLIDGAANAGCDAVKFQKRTPEICVPRDQWNIERDTPWGRMTYIDYRHRMEFTPDQFGEIAEHCRAKGIEWFASCWDEDAVDFIEEFNPSLYKIASASLTDHNLLKKHVNLAKPCILSTGMSTIDEIEEAVEVFDIENLLLAHATSTYPCPLEELNLKMILTLKTMYPHTVIGYSGHETGLAPTEAAVAMGAAFVERHITLDRAMWGSDQAASVEVGGFAKLVANIRDIETALGDGIKKVYESEKGPRKKLRRVL, translated from the coding sequence TTGAGAAATGAAAGATTAATTAAGGTTGGTAATCGATTTATTGGTGACGGACAACCTTGTTTTGTGATTGCCGAGATTGGCATCAATCATAATGGATCAGTTGAAATTGCTAAAAAACTGATAGACGGAGCTGCAAATGCAGGATGCGACGCAGTCAAATTTCAGAAGCGGACTCCCGAAATTTGTGTACCCAGGGATCAGTGGAATATCGAGAGAGACACTCCATGGGGCAGAATGACCTATATCGATTACCGTCACAGAATGGAGTTTACACCCGACCAGTTTGGAGAAATAGCAGAACATTGCAGGGCAAAAGGAATTGAGTGGTTCGCTTCGTGCTGGGATGAAGATGCTGTCGATTTTATTGAAGAGTTCAATCCCTCACTTTATAAAATCGCATCTGCTTCCCTGACTGACCATAATCTGTTAAAAAAACATGTAAATTTGGCAAAACCATGTATTTTGTCTACAGGAATGTCGACGATAGATGAAATTGAAGAAGCCGTTGAAGTTTTTGATATTGAAAATCTTTTACTGGCTCACGCTACTTCAACTTATCCTTGTCCACTTGAGGAACTAAACCTGAAGATGATTTTAACTCTCAAAACCATGTACCCTCACACTGTAATTGGTTACTCAGGTCACGAGACGGGTCTGGCACCAACCGAGGCTGCTGTTGCAATGGGTGCAGCTTTTGTAGAACGACATATTACCCTCGACAGGGCAATGTGGGGCTCTGATCAGGCTGCTTCAGTAGAAGTCGGAGGATTTGCGAAGCTTGTCGCCAATATCAGAGATATCGAGACAGCTCTGGGTGACGGTATCAAAAAAGTTTATGAGAGCGAAAAAGGTCCAAGGAAAAAACTGAGAAGAGTATTGTAG
- a CDS encoding sterol desaturase family protein codes for MEIIINFIKNYLLNLDTATVVTGSIIVIFAITLILLEKKFPYTKGQKLLREGFFNDLVLYTIVQSYVLGLVIGELIKFIDSQTGIQRYQLLTDVPVWIIVLGSLFFHDFYIYWFHRWMHNNKYLWRLHEAHHSTKEVDWLSGSRSHALEILINQTVEFAPFILLGAPAEAAIIKGCISAVWGMWIHANLDVHTGKLHYIINGPEMHRWHHSDKHEEAYNTNYATKFAFWDYLFGSAFFPDGEKPKYYGLSEFFPSNYVKQFFYAFRRMREEG; via the coding sequence TTGGAAATCATCATAAATTTCATAAAAAATTACCTGCTAAATCTTGACACAGCGACTGTTGTAACAGGTTCGATAATCGTCATCTTCGCCATAACCCTCATACTTCTCGAAAAAAAATTTCCCTACACAAAAGGGCAAAAGCTCCTTCGTGAGGGATTTTTCAACGATCTTGTTCTTTACACCATTGTTCAGTCGTATGTTTTGGGACTTGTCATCGGTGAATTAATTAAGTTTATCGACAGTCAGACCGGCATCCAAAGATACCAGCTTCTTACGGATGTGCCGGTGTGGATTATCGTACTCGGCTCCCTCTTCTTTCACGATTTCTATATCTACTGGTTCCACAGGTGGATGCACAACAACAAATATTTGTGGAGACTGCATGAGGCTCATCACTCGACGAAGGAGGTTGACTGGTTGTCGGGCTCCCGGTCACATGCTCTGGAAATCCTGATCAACCAGACTGTTGAGTTTGCCCCTTTCATTCTGTTGGGCGCTCCTGCTGAGGCTGCCATTATTAAAGGGTGTATTTCCGCTGTCTGGGGAATGTGGATTCATGCGAATCTCGATGTCCACACCGGGAAACTCCACTACATAATTAACGGACCTGAAATGCACCGCTGGCACCATTCAGACAAACACGAGGAAGCCTATAACACCAATTATGCAACCAAGTTTGCTTTCTGGGATTATCTTTTTGGGTCTGCTTTCTTCCCTGATGGCGAAAAACCAAAATATTACGGATTGTCTGAGTTTTTCCCCTCAAATTATGTAAAACAGTTCTTCTACGCATTCAGAAGGATGAGAGAAGAGGGATGA
- a CDS encoding T9SS type A sorting domain-containing protein has product MKHFTAPFFIDYDNDGDKDLSLCYLGSDARFYRNDPVNGKPHFTEDTVYLAQIALLDPTNSYSYGVFVDLNGDGKMDFVTGGFRGFTCFLNFGTISAPEWVKKDSIFINVNNLIGTDAKPEFGDLDGDGDFDLLAGIGESLLGGPTPGLTLGFRNIGTPTEPVFEQYQAFVAGIPDIGRNSYPRLADLNNDGKLDLLLGRDLASFLYYRNSGTVNAPVWTGVADVFTTETSHYWKNPDLVDIDNDGDRDLIYGTDDGNILMYQNNGTLTSPVFAYNGTYFPVVKVSGNSTASLADFDNDGDFDLITGTSTGQIRLVQNNGTKFAPQFALTSGNYGNMSTSSYSIPRFADFDKDGDYDVVTGATDGKVYLYLNNNGSFTQANWFSAVDIGWTSVPAPVDLDGDGDMDLLVGAETASNVVFMENVGNNTFTSNPSMIAGINFGSYNRPSFGDVDNDGDYDLIIGSLWGDLKYYENSGTATAPVWTNNSTLVAGIEMDQNSTPYFADIDGDTKKDLIIGDSDGNFFAYKNLFAPVSVNDVTPVPNTFTISNAYPNPFNNMAKIQISFADAGEYTIQITGITGEVISRKVMNVSQAGAVDYSIDFSELSVPSGVYLFSVSNSKTSGVVKIVYLK; this is encoded by the coding sequence ATGAAGCATTTCACTGCACCGTTTTTCATTGACTATGACAACGACGGAGACAAAGACTTAAGTCTGTGTTACCTTGGCAGTGATGCCAGATTTTACCGTAATGATCCGGTAAACGGCAAACCTCATTTTACAGAGGACACTGTCTATCTCGCACAAATTGCTCTTTTGGATCCTACAAACAGCTATTCATATGGTGTTTTTGTGGATCTGAATGGTGATGGTAAAATGGATTTTGTAACAGGAGGATTCAGAGGATTTACCTGTTTTCTAAATTTTGGCACAATATCAGCTCCGGAATGGGTGAAAAAGGACTCAATTTTTATTAATGTGAACAATCTGATTGGGACTGATGCCAAACCTGAATTTGGTGACCTTGATGGAGATGGTGATTTTGATCTTTTAGCCGGAATAGGGGAGTCGCTTCTTGGTGGACCAACCCCGGGACTTACTCTTGGTTTCAGGAATATCGGCACTCCGACAGAGCCTGTATTCGAACAGTATCAGGCATTTGTTGCCGGAATTCCGGACATAGGAAGAAATTCCTACCCAAGACTTGCAGATTTGAATAATGACGGGAAACTTGATCTTTTGCTTGGCAGGGATCTGGCTTCTTTTCTTTATTACAGAAACAGCGGTACAGTGAATGCACCCGTTTGGACAGGCGTTGCTGATGTTTTTACGACCGAAACTTCCCACTACTGGAAGAATCCTGACCTTGTGGATATCGATAACGATGGTGATCGCGACCTCATCTACGGGACTGATGATGGCAACATTTTAATGTATCAAAATAATGGTACCCTGACATCACCTGTCTTTGCATATAATGGTACATATTTCCCCGTGGTTAAGGTGTCCGGCAACTCAACAGCATCCCTCGCAGATTTTGATAATGATGGCGATTTTGATTTGATAACAGGAACTTCCACAGGACAGATCAGACTCGTGCAAAACAATGGTACTAAATTTGCTCCCCAGTTTGCCCTGACCTCCGGTAATTACGGGAATATGTCAACTTCCTCGTATTCGATACCGAGATTTGCTGACTTCGACAAAGATGGAGATTATGATGTGGTTACCGGTGCCACCGATGGAAAAGTTTACCTCTATTTAAATAATAACGGCAGTTTCACACAGGCTAACTGGTTTTCAGCAGTTGACATTGGTTGGACGAGCGTTCCGGCACCCGTCGATTTGGATGGAGACGGAGACATGGACCTTCTTGTCGGAGCTGAAACAGCATCAAATGTAGTTTTTATGGAGAATGTCGGAAACAACACCTTTACCTCCAATCCTTCGATGATAGCCGGGATCAACTTTGGATCTTACAACCGTCCCTCGTTCGGTGATGTTGACAATGACGGTGATTACGATCTCATAATAGGGAGCCTCTGGGGAGACCTTAAGTATTATGAAAACTCCGGAACTGCAACTGCACCTGTCTGGACCAACAACAGTACTCTGGTTGCAGGAATTGAGATGGATCAAAATTCCACACCATATTTTGCTGATATCGATGGAGACACAAAAAAGGATCTGATAATCGGAGATTCGGATGGAAACTTCTTCGCATACAAAAATCTTTTTGCACCTGTTTCAGTGAATGACGTCACCCCTGTACCAAATACATTCACGATCTCAAATGCATATCCCAATCCGTTTAATAATATGGCGAAAATACAGATTTCATTTGCGGATGCAGGAGAGTATACCATTCAAATTACCGGAATTACAGGCGAAGTGATCTCAAGGAAAGTAATGAATGTATCTCAAGCCGGAGCGGTTGACTATTCGATTGATTTTTCGGAACTTTCAGTACCCTCGGGTGTTTATCTGTTTTCAGTTTCAAACAGCAAAACTTCCGGAGTGGTTAAAATAGTTTATCTGAAATAG
- a CDS encoding helix-turn-helix domain-containing protein translates to MLCDSTKKEIADRLRYYAHMKFGSLKLLARQLGVTSSTLSQYATGKSIPGNTMQNRLREIGCDVEWLMTGNSENMDAEVISIPNEFKLLRRDFTVLMRDNEIFNLRLQRIESALESLSVELNSYRRENDMR, encoded by the coding sequence ATGTTATGTGATAGCACAAAAAAGGAGATAGCTGACAGATTACGGTATTATGCGCACATGAAGTTTGGTAGTCTGAAGTTGTTGGCGAGACAACTCGGAGTAACTTCAAGCACATTGTCGCAATATGCAACAGGCAAAAGCATTCCCGGTAACACGATGCAGAACAGGTTGCGCGAGATAGGGTGTGATGTCGAGTGGTTAATGACGGGAAATTCGGAAAACATGGATGCGGAGGTGATTTCGATCCCAAACGAATTCAAACTTTTAAGACGGGATTTCACTGTCTTGATGAGAGACAATGAAATATTTAATCTGCGTCTTCAGAGAATTGAATCTGCGCTGGAATCTCTATCAGTCGAACTGAATTCCTACAGACGGGAAAACGATATGAGATAA
- a CDS encoding copper chaperone PCu(A)C, with protein sequence MFKLVTSLLLITALAPKIDVSSNWIRPNSKGTNTAVYAKITNKSDKADTLYAVESDLAKVTEIHESFDDNGKTGMRKVDFIVIPAKKTIELKPGGMHIMLIKLNKDIAKGKKYSLTYKFKRAGKVKVSAVASDKAPAKNTKPSKKKK encoded by the coding sequence ATGTTTAAATTAGTCACAAGTCTTTTGTTAATCACTGCACTTGCTCCCAAAATTGATGTTTCATCCAACTGGATACGACCCAATTCCAAGGGCACCAATACAGCAGTATATGCCAAAATCACTAATAAAAGCGATAAAGCTGATACGCTCTATGCAGTCGAATCCGATCTCGCGAAAGTGACAGAGATTCACGAATCATTTGATGATAACGGCAAAACCGGAATGCGAAAAGTCGATTTCATTGTAATTCCTGCAAAGAAGACCATTGAGTTGAAACCCGGCGGGATGCACATAATGCTGATCAAACTGAACAAAGACATTGCAAAAGGAAAGAAGTACTCTTTGACATACAAATTCAAAAGAGCAGGTAAAGTAAAAGTCAGTGCCGTGGCATCAGATAAAGCTCCTGCAAAGAATACCAAACCAAGCAAAAAGAAAAAATAG
- a CDS encoding SCO family protein has product MINFNFQKYLLASFVFLLLLFSGCKSKFELDENLRGFSFKLLDQDGQTVDFPTDFENKVVVVGFVFTHCPDICPLTVNNMQLVQNELTGKGETDDVVFVAISFDPARDTVPLLKKFAALREINEKNFRFLTGDRKITDSLMSTMRIVAVPEDSTIVDGTLSYFFTHTDRISLIDKKGFLRKEYSGSKANTSEIVVDIEKLR; this is encoded by the coding sequence ATGATAAATTTTAATTTTCAAAAGTATTTATTAGCTTCATTCGTTTTCCTTTTGCTCCTTTTTTCCGGATGCAAATCAAAATTCGAACTTGACGAGAATCTAAGAGGTTTTTCTTTTAAGTTGTTGGATCAGGACGGACAAACCGTGGATTTTCCAACCGACTTTGAGAACAAGGTGGTTGTTGTTGGATTTGTCTTCACACACTGTCCTGATATATGTCCTTTAACAGTAAACAACATGCAATTGGTTCAAAATGAACTGACCGGCAAGGGAGAAACCGACGATGTGGTTTTTGTGGCGATTTCCTTCGATCCGGCAAGAGATACCGTCCCCCTGTTAAAAAAGTTTGCAGCGCTTAGGGAAATAAACGAGAAGAACTTCAGATTCCTTACCGGGGACAGAAAGATAACTGATTCACTCATGTCAACAATGAGAATAGTTGCAGTACCTGAAGATTCGACAATAGTTGACGGCACATTGTCATATTTCTTCACGCATACAGACAGGATATCATTGATAGACAAAAAAGGATTTTTAAGAAAAGAATATTCCGGAAGTAAAGCCAACACTTCCGAAATCGTTGTGGATATTGAAAAACTGAGGTAA